One stretch of Pseudomonas sp. NC02 DNA includes these proteins:
- a CDS encoding FecR domain-containing protein codes for MTEPNQRHPHELAHEVLQDAAMDQALDWLIALQCPQPGQQAEFEAWLANDPLNAEAFIKAQTAWGGAPVHSAAVALNAPRKPSAWRRIKPHWKPLATAAVLLLGLFSFSNLPMRLQADHLTVVGERQRLQLDDGSKVLLNTNSAFSSSIKDHQRIARLYQGEAFFEVLPSRGLPLEIDAGPVRASVRDTSFAVRYLNGEAQVQVQRGDVDLSNTFDDARVRLSAGESIRIGPKGFGQPAKLDTTKDLAWVDGRLIFENCPMSEVLAELRRYYPGWIVNNNDRLASVAVTGNYRLDQPLDVVRSLAHITSAKLSEYPALVILN; via the coding sequence GTGACGGAACCGAATCAACGGCACCCCCATGAGCTGGCTCATGAGGTGTTGCAAGACGCGGCCATGGACCAAGCCCTCGACTGGCTGATCGCCTTGCAGTGCCCGCAACCCGGGCAGCAGGCGGAATTTGAAGCCTGGCTCGCCAACGACCCGTTAAACGCCGAAGCCTTCATCAAGGCCCAGACTGCCTGGGGCGGCGCGCCGGTTCACAGCGCTGCCGTCGCCCTGAATGCGCCACGCAAACCCAGCGCCTGGCGCCGTATCAAACCGCACTGGAAGCCCCTGGCCACTGCCGCCGTGTTGCTGCTGGGCCTGTTCAGCTTCAGCAACCTGCCTATGCGCCTGCAGGCCGACCATCTGACCGTGGTGGGCGAACGCCAGCGCCTGCAGCTGGACGATGGCTCGAAAGTGTTGCTCAACACCAACTCAGCCTTCTCCAGCAGCATCAAGGACCACCAGCGCATCGCCCGCCTGTATCAGGGCGAGGCGTTTTTCGAAGTGCTGCCCAGCCGTGGCCTGCCCCTGGAAATCGACGCCGGCCCGGTGCGCGCCAGCGTGCGCGACACCTCTTTCGCGGTGCGCTACTTGAACGGTGAAGCCCAGGTTCAGGTACAGCGTGGTGATGTCGACCTGAGCAACACGTTTGACGACGCGCGGGTGCGCCTGAGCGCCGGCGAAAGTATCCGCATCGGGCCCAAGGGCTTCGGCCAACCGGCCAAACTCGACACCACCAAGGACCTGGCCTGGGTCGACGGCCGGCTGATCTTCGAAAACTGCCCGATGAGCGAAGTGCTGGCCGAATTGCGTCGCTACTACCCCGGCTGGATCGTCAACAACAACGACAGGCTCGCCAGCGTGGCCGTCACCGGCAATTACCGGCTCGACCAGCCGCTCGACGTGGTGCGCTCCCTGGCCCACATCACCTCGGCCAAGCTCTCGGAATACCCGGCGCTGGTGATCCTGAACTAA
- a CDS encoding TonB-dependent receptor produces the protein MSSRFNRRSSSPVRRQGLSLLTAAILLAGAPVMAATAAEPASRSQGNYSFSIEQQSLVSALNAFTAVTGWQVGLPAELGQGVSSPGVRGSLPADKALDRLLVGTNLGYRKLGNNNIVLEKRVAVGAITLQQMTISATRQEQAVDSVPSTVTVHDREELDRQNVNTIRELVRYEPGVSVGGAGTRSGNAGYNIRGIDGDRILTQVDGVEVPDNFFNGPYAKTRRNYVDPEIVKRVEILRGPASALYGSSAIGGAVSYFTLDPNDIIKPGQDYGARLKTGYSSADESWLTSGTVAGRVQDFDGLLHLSQRNGHEMESYDGNNATGLARTGANPEDARTTNVLAKLGWNYGEDNRLGLTYEKFKDDRDTNLKNAVGGPFVGGQGFNFYRGRTGNDTITRERFGIENKFALDSPIADHIKTSLNYQIAKTDQTTAEIYQPSRKVLRTRETLYEEKQWVFDAQLDKAFSIGETDHVVTYGTTLKQQKVTGSREGAATCLAVGAGCTAIGAPSPSAADSVKKASDFPDPTINSYALFAQDQIAWDKWTFLPSVRYDYIQLKPKLTQEFLNTVDPTRIYDHSDSEKNWHRVTPKFGITYALTEQYTWFGQYAEGYRTPSAKALYGRFENLQQRYTVEPNPDLKPESSRGVETGIRGNFDSGSFDVAVYYNKYRDFIDEDASVAGGTVQQFEANNIKHATIKGVEAKGRLSLDAFGAPQGLYTQGSIAYTYGRNDDNGEPLNSVNPLKGVFGLGYDQQNYGALVSWTLVKKQDRVDSTTFFAPDGNSANGPFKTPGFGIVDLTGFYKVTNDVTINGGLYNLTDKKYWNWDDVRSYDSVGEAGVTGPANLDRLTQPGRNFAINLIWDI, from the coding sequence ATGTCGTCTCGTTTCAACCGCCGGTCCTCTTCGCCCGTTCGCCGCCAGGGCTTGTCGCTGCTGACGGCCGCAATCCTGTTGGCCGGTGCGCCCGTCATGGCCGCCACCGCCGCCGAGCCTGCCAGCCGCAGCCAGGGCAATTACAGCTTCAGCATCGAGCAGCAATCCCTGGTCTCGGCGCTGAACGCCTTCACCGCGGTGACCGGCTGGCAAGTCGGCCTGCCGGCAGAACTGGGCCAGGGTGTGTCGTCCCCTGGCGTACGCGGCTCATTGCCGGCGGATAAAGCCTTGGACCGGCTGTTGGTGGGGACCAACCTGGGCTATCGCAAACTGGGCAACAACAACATCGTGCTGGAAAAACGCGTCGCCGTCGGCGCCATCACCCTGCAACAGATGACCATCAGTGCCACCCGCCAGGAACAGGCCGTGGACAGCGTGCCCAGCACCGTGACCGTGCACGACCGCGAAGAACTGGACCGCCAGAACGTCAACACCATCCGTGAACTGGTGCGTTATGAGCCAGGTGTTTCGGTGGGCGGTGCCGGCACCCGCTCCGGCAATGCCGGCTACAACATTCGCGGGATCGACGGCGACCGCATCTTGACCCAGGTGGACGGCGTCGAAGTCCCCGACAACTTCTTCAACGGCCCCTACGCCAAGACCCGCCGCAACTACGTCGACCCGGAAATCGTCAAGCGCGTGGAAATCCTGCGCGGCCCGGCCTCGGCCTTGTACGGCAGCAGCGCCATCGGCGGCGCGGTGAGCTATTTCACCCTCGACCCCAACGACATCATCAAGCCCGGCCAGGACTACGGCGCGCGCCTGAAGACCGGCTACAGCTCCGCCGATGAGAGCTGGCTGACCTCCGGCACCGTCGCCGGTCGCGTGCAGGACTTCGACGGCTTGCTGCACCTGAGCCAGCGCAACGGTCACGAGATGGAATCCTACGACGGGAATAACGCCACCGGCCTGGCCCGCACCGGCGCCAACCCGGAAGATGCGCGCACCACCAACGTGCTGGCCAAACTGGGTTGGAACTACGGCGAAGACAACCGTCTGGGCCTGACCTACGAGAAGTTCAAGGACGATCGCGACACCAACCTGAAAAACGCAGTGGGTGGCCCGTTTGTCGGTGGCCAGGGCTTCAACTTCTACCGCGGCCGCACGGGCAACGACACCATCACCCGCGAACGCTTCGGCATCGAAAACAAGTTCGCCCTCGACTCGCCGATTGCCGATCACATCAAGACCAGCCTCAACTACCAGATCGCCAAGACCGACCAGACCACCGCAGAAATCTACCAGCCATCGCGCAAGGTATTGCGCACCCGCGAGACCCTGTACGAAGAGAAGCAATGGGTATTCGACGCGCAGTTGGACAAGGCTTTCAGCATCGGCGAAACCGACCATGTCGTGACCTACGGCACCACCCTCAAGCAGCAGAAAGTCACCGGTTCCCGTGAAGGCGCCGCGACCTGCCTGGCGGTCGGCGCAGGCTGCACCGCCATCGGTGCACCAAGCCCGTCGGCCGCCGACAGCGTGAAAAAAGCCAGCGACTTCCCCGACCCGACCATCAACTCCTACGCGCTGTTTGCCCAGGACCAGATTGCCTGGGACAAGTGGACCTTCCTGCCCAGCGTACGGTACGACTACATCCAGCTCAAACCCAAGCTGACCCAGGAATTCCTCAATACCGTTGACCCGACACGCATCTACGACCACAGCGATTCGGAAAAGAACTGGCACCGTGTAACGCCAAAATTCGGCATCACTTATGCCCTGACCGAGCAATACACCTGGTTCGGCCAATACGCCGAAGGCTATCGCACGCCATCGGCCAAGGCCTTGTATGGCCGCTTTGAAAACCTGCAGCAGCGCTACACCGTCGAACCCAACCCGGACCTCAAGCCGGAAAGCAGCCGGGGCGTCGAAACCGGGATTCGCGGCAACTTCGACTCGGGCTCGTTTGATGTGGCGGTGTACTACAACAAGTACCGTGATTTCATCGACGAAGATGCCTCGGTTGCCGGTGGCACCGTCCAGCAGTTCGAAGCCAACAACATCAAGCACGCCACCATCAAGGGCGTGGAGGCCAAGGGCCGCTTGAGCCTCGACGCATTCGGCGCACCGCAGGGCCTGTATACCCAAGGCTCGATTGCCTACACCTACGGGCGCAATGACGACAACGGCGAACCGTTGAACAGCGTCAACCCGCTCAAGGGCGTGTTCGGCCTGGGCTATGACCAGCAGAACTACGGTGCCCTGGTCAGCTGGACCCTGGTCAAGAAACAGGACCGCGTCGACAGCACCACCTTCTTCGCCCCTGACGGCAACAGCGCCAACGGCCCGTTCAAGACCCCGGGTTTTGGCATCGTCGACCTGACCGGCTTCTACAAGGTCACCAACGACGTGACCATCAACGGCGGCCTGTACAACCTGACGGACAAGAAATACTGGAACTGGGATGACGTGCGCAGCTACGACAGCGTCGGCGAAGCCGGTGTGACCGGCCCGGCCAACCTCGACCGCCTGACCCAGCCGGGCCGCAACTTTGCGATCAACCTGATCTGGGACATCTGA
- a CDS encoding biliverdin-producing heme oxygenase — MTASPTAERAALRSQRLNQITNEPHTKLDALVKAHAPFETQANFARFVVAQYLFQSELVALYNDAELIKIVPDLAERCRAEAAKLDLGDLDTEVPAPVAGAVKNPSKAEALGWLFVSEGSKLGAAFLIKRAVGLGLSETFGARHLGEPAGGRAEGWKRFTRTLDALEFTAEEEAEVEKGAIDAFVRFTVLLEQAYASAPELA; from the coding sequence ATGACCGCCTCCCCTACCGCAGAACGTGCAGCCCTGCGCTCCCAGCGCCTGAACCAGATCACCAATGAACCGCACACCAAGCTCGATGCGTTGGTGAAGGCCCATGCACCGTTTGAAACCCAGGCCAACTTCGCCCGCTTCGTGGTCGCGCAGTACCTGTTCCAGTCGGAGCTGGTGGCGCTGTACAACGATGCAGAGTTGATCAAGATCGTCCCTGACCTCGCCGAACGCTGCCGTGCCGAAGCAGCCAAACTGGACCTGGGCGACCTGGACACCGAAGTACCGGCCCCGGTGGCCGGCGCCGTGAAAAACCCGAGCAAGGCCGAAGCCCTGGGCTGGCTGTTCGTGTCCGAAGGCTCCAAGCTGGGCGCCGCGTTCCTGATCAAGCGTGCCGTGGGCCTGGGTTTGAGCGAAACCTTCGGTGCCCGTCACCTGGGCGAGCCTGCGGGGGGTCGCGCTGAAGGCTGGAAGCGCTTCACCCGCACCCTCGACGCACTGGAATTCACCGCTGAAGAAGAAGCCGAAGTGGAGAAAGGCGCGATTGATGCGTTCGTGCGCTTCACCGTGTTGCTGGAACAGGCGTACGCTAGCGCCCCTGAGCTGGCCTGA
- a CDS encoding YbaN family protein: protein MTGKTQSSSKIARVLFGLLAYVSLGIGLIAIVVPGLPTTEFILLAAWAATKSSPRLSAWLENHRLFGPILFNWRNGKIIARRAKVSATVSMLLCAGLMLVMLDHGWPIYLAIAGMSMGNLWIWSRPERLPQPT from the coding sequence ATGACCGGCAAAACCCAATCCTCATCCAAAATCGCCCGCGTCCTGTTCGGCCTGCTGGCCTACGTCAGCCTGGGCATCGGCTTGATTGCGATTGTGGTACCGGGCTTGCCCACCACCGAATTCATCCTGCTGGCCGCCTGGGCCGCCACCAAAAGCTCGCCGCGCCTGAGTGCCTGGCTGGAAAACCACCGGCTATTCGGGCCGATCCTGTTCAATTGGCGCAATGGCAAGATCATCGCCCGCCGGGCCAAAGTCAGCGCCACCGTGAGCATGCTGCTGTGCGCCGGCCTGATGCTGGTGATGCTCGACCACGGCTGGCCGATCTACCTGGCCATCGCCGGAATGAGCATGGGCAACCTGTGGATCTGGTCGCGACCGGAACGTCTCCCGCAACCCACCTGA
- a CDS encoding methyl-accepting chemotaxis protein, whose product MQVQFREIDQVATASNEMSATAHDVANSASNAASAARGADQSAREGMQIIERSTRDITTLAEEVSKAVTEVEALAVNSEQIGSVLEVIRSIAEQTNLLALNAAIEAARAGESGRGFAVVADEVRNLAKRTQDSVEEIRLVIERIQTGTRGVVATMHSSQTQAQNNAGQIHQAVQALGKISDAVTVISDMSLQIASAAEQQSAVAEEVNRNVSAIRTVTETLTGQATESAAISSQLNALASQQMKLMDQFRV is encoded by the coding sequence ATGCAGGTGCAGTTCCGTGAGATCGACCAGGTGGCCACCGCCTCGAATGAAATGAGCGCCACCGCCCACGACGTGGCCAACAGCGCCTCCAACGCCGCCAGCGCGGCCCGCGGCGCCGACCAGTCAGCCCGCGAAGGCATGCAGATCATTGAACGCAGCACCCGCGACATCACCACCCTGGCCGAAGAAGTCAGCAAGGCCGTGACCGAAGTCGAAGCCCTGGCGGTGAACAGCGAGCAGATCGGCTCGGTACTGGAAGTGATCCGCAGCATCGCCGAACAGACCAACCTGCTGGCCCTGAACGCTGCGATTGAAGCGGCGCGAGCCGGGGAAAGCGGGCGCGGTTTTGCGGTGGTGGCCGACGAGGTGCGCAACCTGGCCAAGCGTACCCAGGACTCGGTGGAGGAGATTCGCCTGGTGATCGAGCGCATCCAGACTGGCACCCGTGGAGTGGTGGCGACCATGCATTCGAGCCAGACCCAGGCGCAGAACAACGCCGGGCAGATTCATCAGGCGGTGCAGGCCCTGGGCAAGATCAGCGATGCGGTAACGGTGATCAGCGACATGAGCCTGCAAATCGCCAGCGCCGCCGAGCAGCAAAGTGCGGTGGCCGAGGAGGTCAACCGCAACGTCTCGGCAATCCGCACAGTGACCGAAACCCTGACCGGCCAGGCCACCGAATCGGCGGCCATCAGCAGCCAGCTCAATGCCCTGGCCAGCCAGCAGATGAAGCTGATGGATCAGTTTCGGGTTTGA
- a CDS encoding NAD(P)H nitroreductase, which translates to MQALDALLNRVSVPRLLDPAPTQEQRDLLFAAAMRAPDHGQLRPWRFLTVEGAARERMGTLLAEAARLQDADAPQAAIDKAQNGPLRAPLVVVVIARLQEHFKVPKSEQLLAAACAAHGILLAAYAQGIGAVWRTGELSYSAHVAKGLGLKADEEVIGFLYLGTPQNPPRTAPKEDLAPFVAAWTGQ; encoded by the coding sequence ATGCAGGCTCTCGACGCTTTGCTCAACCGTGTTTCCGTGCCGCGACTGCTGGACCCGGCACCGACCCAGGAGCAGCGCGACCTGCTGTTCGCCGCTGCCATGCGCGCGCCCGACCACGGCCAACTGCGCCCTTGGCGCTTCCTGACGGTGGAGGGTGCGGCACGTGAGCGCATGGGCACCCTGCTGGCCGAAGCCGCCCGCCTGCAGGACGCCGACGCGCCCCAGGCCGCGATCGACAAGGCGCAGAACGGCCCGCTGCGGGCGCCGTTGGTGGTGGTGGTGATTGCCCGCCTGCAAGAACATTTCAAAGTGCCAAAATCCGAGCAGCTGCTGGCGGCGGCCTGTGCGGCTCACGGGATTCTGCTGGCGGCGTACGCCCAGGGGATCGGCGCGGTGTGGCGCACCGGTGAGTTGTCGTACTCGGCCCATGTCGCCAAAGGCCTCGGGCTGAAGGCGGATGAGGAAGTGATTGGCTTCCTCTACCTGGGCACCCCACAAAACCCGCCGCGTACCGCGCCGAAAGAAGACCTGGCGCCGTTTGTGGCGGCCTGGACGGGTCAATAA
- a CDS encoding di-heme oxidoredictase family protein, whose product MSRSPLRLSALLMALSLSACDDAPRFTKAEPGEARAGGATTVRKTDQNAFSLPSANLSPTRRLDFSVGNSFFRSPWVIAPSTTTARDGLGPLFNTNACQNCHIKDGRGHPPLPDAPNAVSMLVRLSIPDAPPYAKVIEQLGVVPEPVYGGQLQDMAVPGVAPEGKVRVDYTPVNVRFKDGTVVELRKPALQITQLGYGPMHPDTRFSARVAPPMIGLGLLEAIPDADILRNTDPKTADKDAIVGRANWVWDDAQHKTVLGRFGWKAGQPNLNQQNVHAFSGDMGLTTSLRPFDDCTDAQVACKQAPNGNGPDGEPEVSDNILRLVLFYTRNLAVPARRDVNAPQVLAGKNLFYQAGCQGCHTPQFTTAPTAAEPELANQVIRPYSDLLLHDMGDGLADNRSEFKASGRDWRTPPLWGIGLTQAVSGHTQFLHDGRARNLMEAVLWHGGEAQAAQQHVLSFNAEQRAALLAFLNSL is encoded by the coding sequence ATGTCCCGTTCGCCCCTTCGCCTGTCTGCACTGTTGATGGCCTTGAGCCTGAGTGCCTGCGATGACGCCCCGCGATTCACCAAGGCCGAGCCTGGTGAAGCGCGTGCCGGTGGCGCGACCACGGTGAGGAAGACCGACCAGAACGCCTTCTCCCTGCCCTCGGCCAACCTGTCGCCCACCCGGCGCCTGGACTTCAGCGTCGGCAACAGTTTCTTTCGCAGCCCCTGGGTGATTGCCCCGTCCACCACCACTGCCCGCGACGGGCTGGGCCCGCTGTTCAATACCAATGCCTGCCAGAACTGCCATATCAAGGATGGCCGTGGGCATCCGCCATTGCCCGATGCGCCCAACGCGGTGTCGATGCTGGTACGCCTGTCGATTCCCGATGCACCGCCCTATGCGAAGGTCATCGAGCAACTGGGTGTAGTCCCCGAACCGGTCTACGGTGGGCAATTGCAGGACATGGCCGTGCCCGGCGTCGCCCCGGAGGGCAAGGTGCGGGTCGACTACACGCCGGTCAACGTCCGCTTCAAGGACGGCACCGTGGTCGAATTGCGCAAGCCGGCCCTGCAAATCACCCAGCTCGGTTATGGGCCGATGCACCCCGACACGCGCTTCTCGGCGCGAGTTGCACCGCCGATGATCGGCCTGGGGCTGCTCGAAGCGATCCCCGACGCCGACATCCTGCGCAACACCGACCCGAAAACCGCCGACAAGGACGCCATTGTCGGGCGGGCGAATTGGGTCTGGGACGACGCGCAACACAAGACCGTACTCGGTCGATTTGGCTGGAAAGCCGGGCAACCGAACCTCAATCAACAAAATGTTCACGCGTTCTCTGGTGATATGGGCCTGACCACCTCCCTGAGACCGTTCGATGACTGCACCGATGCACAAGTGGCCTGCAAACAGGCGCCCAACGGCAATGGCCCGGATGGCGAGCCTGAGGTCAGCGACAACATCCTGCGCCTGGTGCTGTTCTACACCCGCAACCTGGCCGTCCCCGCCCGCCGCGACGTCAACGCACCGCAAGTGCTGGCCGGGAAAAACCTGTTCTACCAGGCCGGTTGCCAGGGCTGCCACACCCCGCAATTCACCACGGCGCCCACCGCCGCCGAACCTGAATTGGCTAACCAGGTGATTCGCCCCTACAGCGACTTGCTGCTGCACGACATGGGCGACGGCCTCGCCGACAACCGCAGCGAATTCAAAGCCAGTGGCCGCGACTGGCGCACGCCGCCGTTGTGGGGCATTGGCCTGACGCAAGCCGTCAGTGGCCACACCCAGTTCTTGCATGACGGCCGCGCCCGCAACCTGATGGAGGCCGTGCTGTGGCACGGCGGTGAAGCCCAGGCGGCGCAGCAGCATGTGTTGTCGTTCAATGCCGAGCAGCGCGCCGCGTTGCTGGCATTTCTGAATTCTTTATAA
- a CDS encoding imelysin family protein: MFRPKLLFTSLAALALGACSPQDPQAVTSAAIAKQVILPTYSRWVEADRQLAVSALAYCQGKESLETARADFLHAQKAWAELQPLLIGPLAEGNRSWQVQFWPDKKNLVGRQVEQLVTAQPQIDAATLAKSSVVVQGLSAYEYILYDAKTDLADETQKARYCPLLVAIGERQKLLAEEILSSWNSTDGMLAQMTKFPNQRYADSHEAIADLLRVQVTALDTLKKKLGTPMGRQTKGIPQPFQADAWRSQSSLQSLEASLAAAQTVWVGVDNKGLRGLLPADQKPLADKIDAAYAASLKLFASNQRTLNEMLADDAGRQQLNDIYDSLNVVHRLHEGELAKALGIQLGFNANDGD, translated from the coding sequence ATGTTCCGTCCGAAGTTGTTGTTCACCAGCCTGGCCGCCCTCGCCCTCGGTGCGTGCTCGCCCCAGGATCCGCAAGCGGTGACCTCGGCGGCCATCGCCAAGCAAGTGATCCTGCCGACCTACAGCCGCTGGGTTGAAGCCGACCGCCAACTGGCCGTCAGCGCCCTGGCCTACTGCCAGGGCAAGGAAAGCCTGGAGACCGCCCGCGCCGACTTCCTGCACGCGCAAAAGGCCTGGGCCGAGTTGCAACCGCTGCTGATCGGCCCGCTGGCCGAGGGCAACCGCTCGTGGCAGGTGCAGTTCTGGCCGGACAAGAAAAACCTGGTGGGTCGTCAAGTCGAGCAACTGGTGACCGCCCAACCACAGATCGACGCCGCCACCCTGGCCAAATCCAGCGTCGTGGTGCAGGGCCTGTCGGCCTACGAATACATCCTCTACGACGCCAAGACCGATCTGGCGGACGAGACGCAAAAAGCCCGCTACTGCCCGTTGCTGGTAGCCATCGGCGAGCGCCAGAAACTGCTGGCCGAAGAGATCCTGTCGAGCTGGAACAGCACCGACGGCATGCTGGCGCAGATGACCAAGTTTCCTAACCAGCGCTACGCCGATTCCCACGAAGCCATCGCCGACCTGCTGCGGGTTCAAGTGACTGCGCTGGACACCCTGAAGAAAAAACTCGGCACCCCGATGGGCCGCCAGACCAAGGGCATCCCGCAACCGTTCCAGGCCGATGCGTGGCGCAGCCAGTCGTCCCTGCAAAGCCTGGAAGCCAGCCTGGCTGCCGCCCAGACCGTCTGGGTCGGCGTCGACAACAAAGGCCTGCGCGGCTTGTTGCCTGCCGATCAAAAGCCATTGGCTGACAAGATCGACGCCGCGTATGCCGCCTCCCTGAAACTCTTCGCCAGCAACCAGCGTACGCTGAATGAAATGCTGGCCGACGATGCCGGGCGCCAGCAGCTCAACGATATCTACGACAGCCTCAACGTGGTCCACCGCCTGCACGAAGGCGAGCTGGCCAAGGCGCTGGGCATCCAACTGGGCTTTAACGCCAACGACGGTGACTGA
- a CDS encoding DUF1513 domain-containing protein has translation MLRRQALALGSVLLSAITLGGWTLFKQKGKSPLLLSARDDSDGRHYAVGFRLDGKQVFATEVGQRCHDIINHPTLPIALFVARRPGTESYLIDLRDGALLQTITSKANRHFYGHAVVHKDGEWLYATENDTSDPGRGLLGVYRFEGERLVHTGEISTHGIGPHQVSWMPDGETLVVANGGIRTEAESRVEMNLNAMEPSLVLMKRDGTLLSKETLGQQMNSVRHMGIASDGTILAGQQFMGASHERSELLAIKRPGQAFMAFPVADEQLQAMGHYTASVAVHSELRLVALTAPRGNRFFIWNMDSAQLLLDGPLPDCAGVGAVADGFVVTSGQGRCRFYDCRQVPLVGKPLELPAGLWDNHLHLV, from the coding sequence ATGCTCAGGCGACAGGCTTTGGCCCTCGGCAGCGTGCTGCTCAGTGCGATCACTTTGGGCGGCTGGACGCTGTTCAAGCAGAAGGGCAAAAGCCCGCTGCTGCTCTCGGCGCGGGATGACAGTGATGGCAGGCACTACGCCGTCGGCTTTCGCCTGGACGGCAAGCAGGTATTTGCCACCGAGGTCGGCCAGCGCTGCCACGACATCATCAACCACCCGACGCTGCCGATTGCGCTGTTTGTCGCCCGCCGGCCCGGCACCGAGAGTTACCTGATCGACCTGCGGGACGGGGCGCTGTTGCAAACCATCACCTCCAAGGCCAATCGCCACTTTTACGGGCATGCGGTGGTGCACAAGGATGGCGAGTGGTTGTATGCCACAGAGAACGACACGTCTGACCCGGGTCGCGGTTTGCTGGGTGTGTACCGGTTCGAGGGTGAGCGGCTGGTGCACACCGGGGAGATTTCCACCCATGGGATTGGGCCGCACCAGGTGTCGTGGATGCCTGATGGCGAGACGCTGGTGGTGGCTAACGGCGGGATTCGCACTGAGGCTGAGAGCCGGGTGGAGATGAACCTGAATGCCATGGAGCCGAGCCTGGTCCTGATGAAGCGCGACGGGACGCTGTTGAGCAAGGAGACCCTGGGCCAGCAGATGAACAGTGTGCGGCATATGGGGATTGCCAGCGACGGGACGATCCTCGCGGGGCAGCAGTTCATGGGTGCGTCACATGAGCGTTCGGAGTTGCTGGCGATCAAGCGGCCGGGGCAGGCGTTTATGGCGTTTCCGGTGGCGGATGAGCAGTTGCAGGCCATGGGGCACTACACGGCCAGTGTGGCGGTGCACAGCGAGTTGCGGCTGGTGGCGTTGACGGCGCCACGGGGGAATCGATTCTTTATCTGGAACATGGACAGCGCGCAGTTGCTGCTGGACGGGCCGTTGCCGGATTGTGCCGGGGTGGGTGCGGTGGCTGATGGGTTTGTGGTGACTTCCGGGCAGGGGCGTTGCCGGTTTTATGATTGCCGGCAGGTGCCGTTGGTGGGCAAGCCGCTGGAGTTGCCGGCGGGGCTTTGGGATAACCATCTGCATCTGGTTTGA
- a CDS encoding lipopolysaccharide kinase InaA family protein has translation MAVECLPGSEVAPEERFDYFWRQQGEWVEEPNRRRGGESGVQRVTGTHGRLLYSKRQTGHIYRSWLHPFGRPTVLRERDALKGLRLLDVRVPELVFCEARRDPEHQWKALLVTASLDGFDEIENWYAAGGREQYGELVHERLLKELAGTLARMHKGRWQHGCLYIKHIFVRVTGEGDAAKVEVALLDFEKCRQRLTALRAARHDMLQLRRHSSWNATDWQKLSYFYETAFGSAIKGLT, from the coding sequence ATGGCTGTCGAGTGTTTACCAGGTAGTGAAGTAGCTCCCGAAGAGCGATTTGATTATTTCTGGCGCCAGCAGGGCGAGTGGGTCGAAGAGCCCAATCGTCGTCGTGGCGGTGAAAGTGGTGTGCAACGGGTAACGGGCACCCATGGGCGTTTGCTCTACAGCAAGCGCCAGACCGGTCATATCTACCGTAGTTGGCTCCATCCGTTTGGGCGCCCCACTGTGTTGCGTGAGCGTGACGCCCTGAAGGGCCTGCGCTTGCTGGATGTACGCGTGCCGGAGTTGGTGTTCTGCGAGGCCCGTCGCGATCCTGAGCACCAATGGAAGGCGTTGTTGGTGACGGCGTCGCTGGACGGTTTCGACGAGATCGAAAACTGGTACGCCGCGGGTGGTCGTGAGCAGTATGGCGAGTTGGTGCATGAGCGTTTGCTCAAGGAACTCGCGGGTACGTTGGCGCGGATGCACAAGGGGCGTTGGCAGCATGGTTGCCTGTATATCAAGCATATCTTTGTGCGAGTGACGGGTGAGGGTGACGCGGCGAAGGTTGAGGTGGCGTTGCTGGATTTCGAGAAGTGCCGGCAGCGCTTGACCGCTTTGCGGGCGGCCCGGCATGACATGTTGCAGTTGCGCCGCCATTCGTCGTGGAATGCTACGGACTGGCAAAAACTGAGCTACTTTTACGAGACGGCGTTTGGCAGCGCTATCAAGGGTTTAACGTAA